One Pseudonocardia sediminis DNA window includes the following coding sequences:
- a CDS encoding MOSC domain-containing protein, whose translation MAAEIVGSVASLHRYPVKSMLGEDVDALELDEHGVVGDRGLALLDTATGRVATAKQPRWYRDLLKCRAESGRDGVTVTLPDGRGLPAGEADEALSALLGRDVRMAAERADGASVERPDPEDVLSHGLDADVEAAILEIAQGTPGGRFVDHSPIHLITTATLDALGVEALRYRPNLVIATPPGHPAFSENEWVGREFTVGGVRLAGALPTPRCSVPTLEHGDLPRSPQSLRPLMTLNRVEVEGFGVLPCAGLYARVLTGGTVRTGDALSG comes from the coding sequence ATGGCCGCGGAGATCGTCGGATCGGTGGCGTCGCTGCACCGCTACCCGGTGAAGTCGATGCTCGGCGAGGACGTCGACGCCCTCGAGCTCGACGAGCACGGCGTCGTCGGGGACCGCGGGCTGGCGCTGCTCGACACCGCGACCGGCCGGGTCGCCACGGCCAAGCAGCCCCGCTGGTACCGGGACCTGCTCAAGTGCCGAGCCGAGTCCGGCCGCGACGGCGTCACCGTCACGTTGCCCGACGGCCGCGGCCTGCCGGCGGGCGAGGCCGACGAGGCGCTGTCGGCCCTGCTCGGACGCGACGTCCGGATGGCCGCCGAGCGCGCCGACGGGGCGTCGGTCGAGCGCCCGGACCCGGAGGACGTGCTCTCGCACGGTCTCGACGCCGACGTCGAGGCCGCGATCCTGGAGATCGCCCAGGGCACTCCGGGCGGACGGTTCGTCGACCACTCGCCGATCCACCTGATCACCACCGCCACGCTCGACGCCCTCGGCGTGGAGGCGCTGCGCTACCGGCCGAACCTGGTGATCGCCACCCCGCCGGGACACCCGGCGTTCTCGGAGAACGAGTGGGTCGGCCGTGAGTTCACCGTCGGCGGGGTCCGCCTGGCCGGTGCGCTGCCTACCCCGCGCTGCTCGGTCCCGACCCTGGAGCACGGTGACCTGCCGCGCTCGCCGCAGTCCCTGCGCCCGCTGATGACACTGAACCGGGTCGAGGTGGAGGGCTTCGGCGTCCTGCCGTGCGCCGGTCTCTACGCCCGTGTCCTCACCGGCGGCACGGTCCGCACCGGGGACGCGCTGTCCGGCTGA
- a CDS encoding ABC transporter substrate-binding protein has product MRRLLALLLVAVLGLTACGGDPLSGGGSESDPNVIAMGSGNFTESQLVAEIYSQALQGAGVQVEEPVAIGSREAYFPALQDGSVDLIPDYSGALLQYLDESAQQRRSAEVYAALQKVLPPELVAGAMSPAQDKDAVMVTRETADRLRLRSLDDLTPHCKDIVFGGSPEFQTRPDGIPALRENYDCAFKSYRSLDAGGVLTVTALVDGDVQAADLFTTDPAVAQNGLVVLEDPKENFAAQNIVPVMVKRKATPQVTGVLDRVSAKLTTEELLAVNTEAAGPDKPALRTVAADWLARNGLAGNAP; this is encoded by the coding sequence ATGAGGCGTCTGCTCGCGCTTCTGCTGGTCGCGGTGCTGGGCCTGACCGCCTGCGGGGGCGATCCGCTCTCCGGCGGCGGGTCCGAGTCCGACCCGAACGTGATCGCGATGGGGTCCGGGAACTTCACCGAGAGCCAGCTCGTCGCCGAGATCTACTCCCAGGCCCTGCAGGGCGCCGGTGTGCAGGTCGAGGAGCCGGTGGCGATCGGCTCGCGGGAGGCCTACTTCCCGGCGCTGCAGGACGGCTCGGTGGACCTGATCCCCGACTACAGCGGCGCGTTGCTGCAGTACCTCGACGAGAGCGCCCAGCAGCGCCGCTCCGCCGAGGTCTACGCCGCGCTGCAGAAGGTGCTGCCCCCGGAGCTGGTCGCCGGGGCGATGTCGCCGGCCCAGGACAAGGACGCCGTGATGGTCACCCGGGAGACCGCGGACCGGCTGCGCCTGCGCTCGCTCGACGACCTGACGCCGCACTGCAAGGACATCGTGTTCGGCGGGTCCCCGGAGTTCCAGACCCGCCCGGACGGCATCCCCGCCCTGCGCGAGAACTACGACTGCGCGTTCAAGTCCTACCGGTCGCTCGACGCCGGTGGCGTGCTGACCGTGACCGCGCTCGTCGACGGGGACGTCCAGGCCGCCGACCTGTTCACCACCGACCCGGCCGTCGCCCAGAACGGGCTGGTCGTGCTGGAGGACCCGAAGGAGAACTTCGCCGCCCAGAACATCGTCCCGGTGATGGTGAAGCGCAAGGCGACCCCGCAGGTCACCGGCGTGCTGGACCGGGTCTCGGCGAAGCTCACCACCGAGGAGCTGCTGGCGGTCAACACCGAGGCGGCCGGGCCGGACAAGCCGGCGCTGCGCACGGTCGCCGCCGACTGGCTCGCGCGCAACGGGCTGGCCGGGAACGCACCGTAG
- a CDS encoding ABC transporter permease, producing MTYLSWLFSAENWAGGADNPGIAQRLVEHLGYTALTLVIALVIALPLGAWIGHSGRGGFLVVGIANALRALPTLGLLVLLFLAVGLGLLGPLIALVILAVPPLLAGTYSGVANVDPQIVDAAKGMGMRGREVLFKVELPNALPLIIGGVRSALLQIISTATIAAYVGLGGLGRFILDGLSQRDFPQMIGGSILVALLAIVADVVLGGLQKLLVSPGLQERSAASKPGRLRLIRGGADTGASRAA from the coding sequence ATGACGTATCTGAGCTGGCTGTTCAGCGCCGAGAACTGGGCCGGCGGCGCGGATAACCCGGGCATCGCGCAGCGACTGGTCGAGCACCTGGGCTATACCGCGCTGACGCTGGTCATCGCCCTGGTGATCGCGTTGCCGCTGGGGGCCTGGATCGGGCACTCCGGCCGCGGCGGGTTCCTCGTCGTCGGGATCGCCAACGCCCTGCGCGCCCTGCCCACCCTGGGCCTGCTGGTGCTGCTGTTCCTCGCGGTCGGGCTGGGCCTGCTCGGACCCCTGATCGCGCTCGTGATCCTCGCCGTCCCGCCGCTGCTGGCCGGTACCTACTCCGGCGTGGCCAACGTCGACCCGCAGATCGTGGACGCGGCCAAGGGCATGGGCATGCGCGGACGTGAGGTGCTGTTCAAGGTCGAGCTGCCCAACGCCCTGCCGCTGATCATCGGCGGGGTGCGCAGTGCGCTGCTGCAGATCATCTCGACGGCGACGATCGCGGCCTACGTCGGTCTGGGCGGGCTCGGCCGGTTCATCCTCGACGGCCTGTCCCAGCGCGACTTCCCGCAGATGATCGGTGGCTCGATCCTGGTCGCACTGCTCGCGATCGTCGCCGACGTCGTGCTCGGCGGCCTGCAGAAGCTGCTCGTCTCGCCGGGGCTGCAGGAGCGCTCCGCGGCGTCGAAGCCGGGGCGGCTGCGGCTGATCCGGGGCGGCGCGGACACCGGGGCCTCCCGTGCGGCCTGA
- a CDS encoding ABC transporter permease, with the protein MDWVFRNSSLVLELTGQHIVFSLVPVLIGLVLAVPLGWLANRTRIGRSLTLNIAGFLYTLPSLALFVFLPPIIGTRILDPLNVIVALSVYVLALLVRTVADALNSIPSTVVNSATAMGYRPGRRFLTVELPLAVPVILAGLRVAAVSSISLVTVGSVIGFGGLGKMFTEGFQREIPQETISGIVLVLLLAIVVDGLLLLAGRALTPWDRPARTRRTAGTAS; encoded by the coding sequence ATGGACTGGGTCTTCCGCAACTCCTCGCTGGTGCTGGAGCTGACCGGCCAGCACATCGTGTTCTCGCTGGTCCCGGTGCTGATCGGGCTGGTGCTCGCGGTGCCGCTGGGCTGGCTGGCCAACCGCACCCGGATCGGCCGCTCGCTGACGCTCAACATCGCCGGGTTCCTCTACACGCTGCCGTCGCTGGCGCTGTTCGTGTTCCTGCCGCCGATCATCGGCACCCGGATCCTCGACCCGCTCAACGTGATCGTGGCGCTGTCGGTGTACGTGCTGGCGCTGCTGGTGCGCACCGTCGCCGACGCGCTGAACTCGATCCCGTCGACCGTGGTCAACTCCGCCACGGCGATGGGCTACCGGCCGGGACGGCGCTTCCTCACCGTCGAGCTGCCGCTGGCCGTGCCGGTCATCCTGGCCGGGCTGCGGGTGGCCGCGGTCAGCTCGATCAGCCTCGTGACCGTCGGCTCGGTGATCGGCTTCGGCGGCCTGGGCAAGATGTTCACCGAAGGGTTCCAGCGGGAGATCCCGCAGGAGACGATCTCCGGCATCGTGCTGGTGCTCCTGCTGGCGATCGTCGTCGACGGCCTGCTGCTCCTCGCCGGGCGCGCCCTGACCCCGTGGGACCGGCCCGCCCGCACACGCCGCACCGCAGGGACGGCGTCATGA
- a CDS encoding ABC transporter ATP-binding protein: MIEFRGVTKRFPDGTVAVDELDLVAEQGKITVFVGPSGCGKTTSVRMINRMVEPTSGELRVDGEDVLAGDPAELRRGIGYVIQQSGLFPHRTIVDNIATVPVLIGQGKRDGRRRAMELMETVGLDPSMAKRYPNQLSGGQQQRVGVARALAADPPVLLMDEPFSAVDPVVRESLQDELLRLQSDLGKTIVFVTHDIDEAIKLGDKVAVFRVGGKLAQYDEPGVLLSRPVDEFVDNFVGRDRGYRGLGFLTSDTIPIRELDTVALGDDAPGQGWYAVLDAERRPLGWFEGGTGGPVGEGDVVPGGSLYEVGSGSLRGALDAALSSPSGRGVAVDADGRVAGSISADDVLAALPDARRHDPAA, from the coding sequence ATGATCGAGTTCCGGGGCGTGACGAAGCGGTTCCCGGACGGCACGGTCGCCGTCGACGAGCTGGATCTCGTCGCCGAGCAGGGGAAGATCACCGTCTTCGTCGGACCGTCCGGCTGTGGAAAGACCACGTCCGTCCGCATGATCAACCGGATGGTCGAGCCGACCTCCGGGGAGCTGCGGGTGGACGGCGAGGACGTGCTCGCCGGCGACCCGGCCGAGCTGCGCCGGGGGATCGGCTACGTCATCCAGCAGTCCGGCCTGTTCCCGCACCGCACGATCGTGGACAACATCGCGACCGTGCCGGTGCTGATCGGGCAGGGCAAGCGCGACGGCCGTCGCCGGGCGATGGAGCTGATGGAGACCGTCGGGCTCGACCCCTCGATGGCCAAGCGGTACCCGAACCAGCTCTCCGGCGGCCAGCAGCAGCGGGTCGGGGTGGCCCGCGCGCTCGCCGCGGACCCGCCGGTGCTGCTGATGGACGAGCCGTTCAGCGCCGTCGACCCGGTGGTCCGGGAGAGCCTGCAGGACGAGCTGCTGCGCCTGCAGTCCGACCTGGGCAAGACGATCGTGTTCGTCACCCACGACATCGACGAGGCGATCAAGCTCGGCGACAAGGTCGCGGTGTTCCGGGTCGGCGGGAAGCTGGCCCAGTACGACGAGCCGGGCGTGCTGCTCTCCCGCCCGGTCGACGAGTTCGTGGACAACTTCGTCGGCCGCGACCGCGGCTACCGGGGCCTGGGCTTCCTGACCTCGGACACGATCCCGATCCGCGAGCTCGACACCGTGGCCCTGGGCGACGACGCCCCCGGGCAGGGCTGGTACGCCGTGCTCGACGCCGAACGACGTCCGCTGGGCTGGTTCGAGGGCGGCACCGGGGGACCGGTCGGCGAGGGTGACGTCGTCCCCGGCGGGTCGCTCTACGAGGTCGGGTCCGGATCGCTGCGCGGCGCCCTGGACGCCGCGCTGTCGTCGCCGTCCGGGCGCGGGGTGGCCGTCGACGCCGACGGCCGGGTCGCCGGCTCGATCAGCGCCGACGACGTGCTCGCGGCCCTGCCCGACGCCCGCCGTCACGACCCGGCGGCCTGA
- a CDS encoding acyl-CoA dehydrogenase family protein gives MPKEHSVLPRPRLDLDPDAPHVADYFHYADLLTDDERAQLRRVREFLAAEVAPVVDEAWQRDEFPQQLIKGFAALDLAGAGYADPPARRLFLGFLHAEICRIDPSVNSFYGVHTGLAMGSIFAGGTPEQRERWLPPMARMEQIGAFGLTEPHGGSDVAGGMETTATRDGDEWVLDGEKRWIGNATFADLIVIWARDTDPEAKGAVRGFVVERGTPGLTTTKIEGKTSLRIVQSADILLDQVRVPESHRLSGGTGTFADAGTVLQRTRANASWGAVGVQMAAYELALSYSKEREQFGRPIAGFQLMQDLLVKMLGNVSASLGMAVRNSQLLDEGRGSDAHSSLVKEFCASRMRETVAWSRQLVGGNGVIVANGIARYFSDAEAMFSFEGTREMNTLIVGKNVTGHSAFVR, from the coding sequence ATGCCGAAAGAGCACTCCGTCCTGCCCCGTCCCCGCCTGGACCTGGATCCGGACGCCCCGCACGTCGCGGACTACTTCCACTACGCCGACCTGCTCACCGACGACGAGCGGGCGCAGCTGCGGCGGGTCCGGGAGTTCCTGGCGGCCGAGGTGGCACCGGTGGTCGACGAGGCCTGGCAGCGCGACGAGTTCCCGCAGCAGCTGATCAAGGGCTTCGCCGCGCTCGACCTGGCCGGCGCCGGCTACGCCGACCCGCCCGCACGCCGGCTGTTCCTGGGCTTCCTGCACGCCGAGATCTGCCGGATCGACCCGTCGGTGAACAGCTTCTACGGCGTGCACACGGGCCTGGCCATGGGCTCGATCTTCGCCGGCGGCACGCCGGAACAGCGCGAGCGCTGGCTCCCGCCGATGGCGCGGATGGAACAGATCGGCGCGTTCGGGCTCACCGAGCCGCACGGCGGCAGCGACGTCGCCGGCGGTATGGAGACCACGGCCACCCGTGACGGCGACGAGTGGGTCCTGGACGGGGAGAAGCGCTGGATCGGCAACGCCACGTTCGCCGATCTGATCGTGATCTGGGCGCGGGACACCGACCCCGAGGCGAAGGGCGCGGTGCGCGGGTTCGTGGTCGAGCGCGGCACCCCCGGCCTGACCACCACCAAGATCGAGGGCAAGACGTCGCTGCGGATCGTGCAGAGCGCCGACATCCTGCTCGACCAGGTCCGGGTCCCGGAGTCGCACCGGCTCTCCGGGGGCACGGGCACGTTCGCCGACGCCGGCACCGTCCTGCAGCGCACCCGGGCCAACGCGTCGTGGGGCGCGGTCGGGGTGCAGATGGCCGCCTACGAGCTGGCACTGTCCTACTCGAAGGAGCGCGAGCAGTTCGGACGCCCGATCGCCGGGTTCCAGCTGATGCAGGACCTGCTGGTCAAGATGCTGGGCAACGTGTCGGCCTCGCTCGGCATGGCGGTGCGCAACTCCCAGCTGCTCGACGAGGGCCGCGGCTCGGACGCACACTCGTCGCTGGTCAAGGAGTTCTGCGCGAGCCGGATGCGCGAGACGGTCGCCTGGTCGCGTCAGCTCGTCGGCGGCAACGGCGTGATCGTGGCCAACGGCATCGCCCGCTACTTCTCCGACGCCGAGGCGATGTTCTCGTTCGAGGGCACCCGGGAGATGAACACGCTGATCGTCGGCAAGAACGTGACCGGGCACAGCGCGTTCGTCCGCTGA
- a CDS encoding helix-turn-helix transcriptional regulator → MITGTVDATRELAVFLRSRRESLDPRDLGLPLRRGARRTPGLRREEVAELAGISTDYVMRLEQARGPRPSADVAEALAAALRLAPDERAYLFGLAGRRPRTADEPATVAAPPLAQLVADLSPRPAMLLNHRYDILAWNLEMAGLMLDFDTLPPLQRNAIRLCLLDPRMRESHLDREAVVRDGVAHLRTAWAAHPDDQTLDDLIAECIAGDEDVARWWSEPAVTLTGRGRKVVRHPDHGVIATDFEVLVPLGDPDQVVVVHRGADDGSRAALNRLGPG, encoded by the coding sequence GTGATCACCGGCACCGTGGACGCGACGCGGGAGCTGGCCGTGTTCCTGCGGTCGCGACGCGAGAGCCTCGATCCCCGGGATCTCGGCCTGCCGTTGCGTCGGGGAGCCCGCAGGACGCCGGGGCTGCGCCGGGAGGAGGTCGCCGAGCTGGCCGGGATCAGCACCGACTACGTCATGCGGCTGGAGCAGGCCCGGGGGCCGCGCCCGTCGGCCGACGTGGCGGAGGCTCTGGCCGCCGCACTGCGACTGGCCCCCGACGAGCGTGCCTATCTCTTCGGCCTGGCCGGGCGGCGTCCACGCACCGCCGACGAGCCCGCCACCGTCGCCGCGCCGCCGCTGGCGCAGCTCGTCGCCGATCTCTCACCCCGCCCGGCCATGCTGCTGAACCACCGCTACGACATCCTCGCGTGGAACCTCGAGATGGCCGGGTTGATGCTGGACTTCGACACGCTGCCTCCGTTACAGCGCAACGCGATCCGGCTGTGCTTGTTGGACCCCCGAATGCGTGAGTCCCACCTCGATCGCGAGGCCGTCGTCCGGGACGGGGTCGCCCACCTGCGTACGGCGTGGGCCGCGCACCCCGACGACCAGACCCTCGACGACCTCATCGCAGAGTGCATCGCCGGCGACGAGGACGTCGCACGGTGGTGGTCCGAGCCGGCCGTCACGCTCACCGGTCGAGGCCGCAAGGTCGTGCGCCATCCCGATCACGGCGTGATCGCGACCGATTTCGAGGTGCTCGTGCCGCTCGGCGACCCGGACCAGGTCGTGGTGGTCCATCGTGGCGCCGACGACGGGAGCCGGGCGGCGTTGAACCGCTTGGGTCCCGGGTAG
- a CDS encoding aldo/keto reductase has protein sequence MSTTLDTYRLLGRSGLRVSPLALGTATFGTEWGWGAEKEQARALFDTYVEHGGNFVDTASTYTDGSSERLLGEFIREHRERLVVATKYTTLRTAGDPNSGGPHRKSLFASVEASLRRLGTDVIDLLYLHVWDFTTPVEEILRGLDDLVRQGKVHYVAMSNVPAWEISRMQAIADLRGWTPLVALQPEYSLINRAAERDLIPMAREMGLGVTPFSPVGGGVLAGRYTRADLAGAAGTRPGESNRKTFNAGLGMVTERTLTIADVVGDIASETDRTPAQIALAWVLDNPGVTAPVIGARTAEQLLGNLGALDVDLTAEQLARLDSVSAIDLGYPHDLLAGDHARAVSAGDLTIERHRR, from the coding sequence ATGTCAACGACCCTCGACACCTACCGGCTGTTGGGGCGATCCGGGCTGCGGGTCTCCCCGCTGGCGCTGGGTACGGCCACGTTCGGCACCGAGTGGGGGTGGGGCGCGGAGAAGGAACAGGCGCGAGCCCTGTTCGACACCTATGTCGAGCACGGCGGCAACTTCGTCGACACCGCCTCCACCTACACCGACGGCAGCTCCGAGCGGCTGCTGGGCGAGTTCATCCGCGAGCACCGCGAGCGGTTGGTCGTGGCGACGAAGTACACGACCCTGCGCACGGCGGGGGACCCGAACTCCGGTGGCCCGCACCGCAAGAGCCTGTTCGCCTCGGTCGAGGCCAGCCTGCGTCGGCTGGGCACCGACGTCATCGATCTGCTGTACCTGCACGTCTGGGACTTCACGACACCGGTCGAGGAGATCCTGCGCGGCCTGGACGACCTGGTCCGGCAGGGCAAGGTCCACTACGTGGCGATGTCCAACGTCCCGGCCTGGGAGATCTCACGCATGCAGGCGATCGCCGACCTGCGCGGCTGGACCCCGCTGGTCGCGCTGCAGCCCGAGTACAGCCTGATCAACCGCGCCGCCGAACGCGACCTGATCCCGATGGCACGGGAGATGGGGTTGGGGGTCACTCCGTTCTCTCCGGTCGGCGGCGGCGTGCTCGCCGGCAGGTACACCCGCGCCGACCTCGCCGGGGCCGCCGGCACCAGGCCGGGTGAGAGCAACCGGAAGACGTTCAACGCGGGCCTCGGCATGGTCACCGAGCGCACCCTCACGATCGCCGACGTCGTCGGGGACATCGCCTCCGAGACGGATCGGACGCCCGCCCAGATCGCGCTGGCCTGGGTACTGGACAACCCCGGTGTGACGGCTCCGGTCATCGGCGCTCGAACCGCCGAGCAGCTGCTGGGGAACCTCGGAGCGCTGGACGTCGACCTCACCGCCGAGCAGCTCGCCCGTCTCGACTCCGTCAGCGCGATCGACCTCGGGTACCCGCACGATCTGCTCGCCGGCGACCACGCCCGCGCCGTGTCCGCGGGTGACCTCACGATCGAGAGGCACCGCCGATGA
- a CDS encoding putative bifunctional diguanylate cyclase/phosphodiesterase, protein MRRPGDGDRPAGSGFAGDLARAFTDTRRPAPFADEEEPALPPIVVPDISDVVLPHAPTMLCDRSGTVLRTNPALRRLAGSADPTGMRLPQLLVGPDSDARLVRADRQLARVRVVRWAQPGERTAVVLVPFPEAETAPSDEAPALDLERATRSGTWTFDLNAGTLTRSEGLVELYRSLEVRPDGPEGPIEGEQVERVCRLLRRDSPSGTGDPGGAADTGTHSAELRPAGDGPGAPVLSCRTRIERTAGGGPLRLIGTVADVTDRRRAEHRAQRAGQRFADLVATITTGVAMLDDRGRVVDANPAMCALLDADLETLRGVPARSLTADPQRTSSELPDWLRDPSDPQPNYRIDSLALLRADGTRVDTEIVVNASPADDGRPFWLLVCTDVGERNRAAGVLRDADTVDALTRLPNRAAALAHADRLLSGPGADRVALVVGDVDDFARVNTSLGHDVGDALLVELGARLQRELPVSCTASRLSADEFAVVCADVTEVGGAARLAGMVAELLRGSVSVHNRPVAMTASVGIATPDVLRAGTGSAEAPRGADLLRYAEVAMRDAKKRGRGAVAVADARSGDAATRQLEMEAELRAAIENDGLRLEYQPVVGPDGTVLSAEALLRWSHPVHGEVTPGQFLPVAQRGGLQRDLDIWVLRTAATEAASWPRFGQQISVAVNLAGLLPADPDFLDVVTSTVTGSGLGWDQLVLELVETSLVSLPQPALDAMSELVRRGVRFAVDDFGTGYSSLARLKELPAQTVKVDRAFVTGVGTDPADFALARAVVEVARAMGRGTVAEGVETAEQFHVLRGLGVNAFQGWLFARSLRPDELHRILRGGGLPTPATAAGGPPDAPRPGAPGQW, encoded by the coding sequence ATGCGGCGACCCGGCGACGGCGACCGTCCGGCCGGTTCGGGATTCGCCGGCGATCTCGCCCGCGCCTTCACCGACACCCGGCGGCCCGCGCCGTTCGCGGACGAGGAGGAGCCGGCGCTCCCGCCGATCGTGGTGCCGGACATCTCCGACGTCGTCCTCCCGCACGCCCCGACGATGCTCTGCGACCGCTCCGGCACCGTCCTGCGCACGAACCCGGCCCTGCGCCGCCTGGCCGGGTCCGCGGACCCCACCGGGATGCGGCTGCCGCAGCTCCTGGTCGGTCCCGACTCCGACGCCCGGCTGGTCCGCGCCGACCGTCAGCTCGCGCGGGTGCGGGTCGTGCGATGGGCGCAGCCCGGTGAGCGCACGGCCGTCGTGCTGGTCCCGTTCCCGGAGGCCGAGACCGCGCCGTCCGACGAGGCGCCCGCCCTGGACCTGGAGCGCGCCACCCGGTCCGGGACCTGGACGTTCGACCTCAACGCCGGGACGCTGACCCGCAGCGAGGGCCTGGTCGAGCTCTACCGCTCGCTCGAGGTCCGCCCGGACGGGCCGGAGGGCCCGATCGAGGGCGAGCAGGTCGAGCGCGTCTGCCGGCTGCTGCGCCGCGACTCGCCGTCGGGGACCGGCGACCCCGGGGGTGCCGCGGACACCGGCACGCACTCCGCCGAGCTCCGCCCCGCGGGCGACGGCCCGGGCGCACCGGTGCTGAGCTGCCGGACCCGGATCGAGCGCACCGCCGGGGGCGGGCCGCTGCGGCTGATCGGCACCGTCGCCGACGTCACCGACCGCCGCCGCGCCGAGCACCGGGCCCAGCGGGCCGGGCAGCGCTTCGCCGACCTCGTCGCCACCATCACCACCGGTGTCGCGATGCTCGACGACCGCGGCCGGGTCGTCGACGCCAACCCGGCCATGTGCGCGCTTCTCGACGCCGACCTGGAGACGCTGCGCGGGGTACCCGCCCGCAGCCTGACCGCGGACCCGCAGCGGACGTCGTCGGAGCTGCCGGACTGGCTGCGCGACCCGTCGGACCCGCAGCCCAACTACCGGATCGACTCGCTCGCGCTGCTGCGCGCCGACGGCACCCGGGTCGACACCGAGATCGTCGTCAACGCCTCCCCGGCCGACGACGGACGCCCGTTCTGGCTGCTGGTCTGCACCGACGTCGGCGAGCGGAACCGGGCCGCCGGCGTGCTGCGCGACGCCGACACCGTGGACGCGCTGACCCGGCTGCCGAACCGCGCCGCCGCGCTCGCGCACGCCGACCGTCTGCTGTCCGGGCCCGGTGCGGACCGCGTCGCCCTGGTCGTCGGCGACGTCGACGACTTCGCCCGCGTCAACACCTCCCTCGGGCACGACGTCGGCGACGCGCTGCTGGTCGAGCTCGGCGCCCGGCTGCAGCGCGAGCTCCCGGTGTCCTGCACCGCCTCGCGCCTGTCCGCCGACGAGTTCGCGGTGGTCTGCGCCGACGTCACCGAGGTCGGCGGCGCCGCGCGGCTCGCCGGCATGGTCGCGGAGCTGTTGCGCGGCAGCGTCTCCGTGCACAACCGGCCGGTCGCGATGACGGCCTCGGTCGGGATCGCCACACCGGACGTCCTGCGGGCCGGGACCGGCTCCGCCGAGGCCCCCCGCGGGGCCGACCTGCTGCGCTACGCCGAGGTCGCGATGCGCGACGCGAAGAAGCGCGGCCGCGGCGCCGTCGCGGTGGCCGATGCGCGCAGCGGCGACGCGGCCACCCGCCAGCTGGAGATGGAGGCCGAGCTCCGCGCCGCGATCGAGAACGACGGCCTGCGACTGGAGTACCAGCCGGTCGTCGGCCCGGACGGCACGGTCCTCTCGGCCGAGGCGCTGCTGCGCTGGTCGCACCCGGTGCACGGCGAGGTCACGCCGGGGCAGTTCCTGCCGGTCGCCCAGCGCGGTGGGCTGCAGCGCGACCTCGACATCTGGGTCCTGCGCACCGCCGCGACCGAGGCCGCGAGCTGGCCGCGGTTCGGCCAGCAGATCTCGGTGGCGGTCAACCTGGCCGGCCTGCTGCCGGCCGACCCGGACTTCCTCGACGTCGTCACCTCGACCGTGACCGGCTCCGGGCTGGGCTGGGACCAGCTGGTGCTGGAGCTGGTGGAGACCAGCCTGGTCTCGCTGCCCCAGCCCGCCCTGGACGCGATGAGCGAGCTCGTCCGCCGCGGCGTCCGCTTCGCCGTCGACGACTTCGGGACCGGCTACTCGTCGCTGGCGCGGCTCAAGGAGCTCCCGGCGCAGACGGTGAAGGTCGACCGCGCGTTCGTCACCGGCGTCGGCACCGACCCCGCGGACTTCGCGCTGGCCCGCGCCGTCGTCGAGGTGGCGCGGGCGATGGGCCGCGGCACCGTCGCCGAGGGGGTGGAGACCGCGGAGCAGTTCCACGTGCTGCGCGGCCTCGGGGTCAACGCGTTCCAGGGCTGGTTGTTCGCCCGCTCGCTGCGCCCGGACGAGCTGCACCGGATCCTGCGCGGCGGCGGCCTGCCGACACCGGCGACGGCCGCCGGCGGACCGCCGGACGCTCCGCGACCGGGCGCACCCGGACAATGGTGA